Proteins from a genomic interval of Trifolium pratense cultivar HEN17-A07 linkage group LG6, ARS_RC_1.1, whole genome shotgun sequence:
- the LOC123892462 gene encoding uncharacterized protein LOC123892462 — MIGSVKKYEMDENDILTNQPVDVLEVILKRLPLKDYLVLRTICHYCRKTISNVIENKQCCHLPEQPQVFLQSNNSRFFFSLSTKSVHHLGTPPLLRTNRCVGSVEGWLIVNDYSEKGFAKFFFLNPVTKVRILIPSKLSLPSNSNVGSNGITCVRKVVASSKPNCDKSDCYLVGLLSDFCHIAIYKLFDKSWNIVESDKDSGSYFKDVEIIGTKLYVNDSCSNSLLVCDLKDATNGLPKAEVLVKIPEIRLSDSSIISTHAYCFLAKNEALRELYIIYLSIFAKPEYDTQHAAADRLRIITSYADPPKITGFKVLKLDTSKDPIEWQNVKLEDRVAFVSGWNTMVMSRDQLSCNEELTRGNRIYFAVHFRCPTDPWPGLQLGMFDLTDSSFNYFPVETSKDDDVPYPLWIVPSVW, encoded by the exons ATGAT CGGCTCAGTGAAAAAATACGAGATGGATGAAAACGACATATTGACAAATCAACCGGTTGATGTATTGGAAGTGATTCTGAAGCGTTTGCCCCTTAAAGATTACCTTGTATTGAGAACAATATGCCATTATTGTAGGAAAACAATTTCGAATGTCATCGAAAACAAGCAATGCTGCCATTTACCTGAACAGCCACAAGTTTTCCTACAATCCAACAATTCAAGGTTCTTTTTTAGTTTGAGTACCAAAAGTGTACATCATCTTGGAACACCACCGTTGTTGCGCACTAATAGATGTGTTGGCTCAGTTGAAGGCTGGTTGATTGTGAATGACTATTCTGAAAAAGGATTTGCGAAATTTTTCTTCTTGAATCCAGTGACTAAAGTTAGAATCTTGATACCATCAAAGTTGTCCTTGCCTTCCAACTCTAACGTCGGAAGTAATGGAATAACATGTGTGAGAAAAGTAGTGGCCTCTTCGAAACCAAATTGTGATAAATCTGATTGTTATTTAGTGGGTCTTTTGAGCGATTTTTGTCACATTGCAATTTATAAACTCTTTGATAAGTCATGGAATATAGTTGAGTCAGATAAGGATTCAGGGTCTTATTTTAAGGACGTGGAAATTATTGGTACAAAATTGTATGTAAATGATTCATGCTCAAATTCTCTATTGGTTTGTGATCTCAAAGACGCGACTAATGGACTTCCAAAGGCTGAAGTGTTGGTCAAGATTCCAGAAATAAGACTATCAGACTCGAGTATAATTAGCACCCATGCTTATTGTTTTCTAGCCAAAAATGAAGCCTTAAGAGAGTTATACATCATTTATTTATCAATCTTTGCCAAACCTGAGTATGATACTCAACATGCCGCTGCTGACCGTTTGAGAATTATAACATCATATGCCGATCCACCTAAAATTACCGGCTTTAAAGTCTTAAAGTTGGACACAAGCAAGGATCCTATTGAGTGGCAGAATGTGAAGCTTGAAGATAGAGTAGCTTTTGTTAGTGGTTGGAACACCATGGTAATGTCAAGGGATCAACTAAGTTGCAATGAAGAGTTAACTAGAGGGAATAGGATCTATTTTGCTGTTCATTTTCGATGTCCTACGGATCCATGGCCAGGTTTACAGTTGGGGATGTTTGATTTGACTGATAGCAGCTTCAACTACTTTCCTGTGGAGACATCAAAGGATGATGATGTTCCTTATCCTTTATGGATTGTACCAAGTGTATGGTAA
- the LOC123890471 gene encoding kinetochore protein SPC24 homolog, producing the protein MADSSRNFDVNQLISISNDLVNVLQDPNDRDLNILSQCLQHTLSVSSTCESDLNEVSSLFQDYQNKIDSHNQKIKDARSETAADAELELLQRELDEELEKECLLKEEFRAIGYEFNDLEQQQISVREQKKKLLKIEQEKQRTRMLLSMYASVTNIVPNLDDQSKISGYIVEKEKNAVEKFEFDTSQMTTLDVCNDMWKIISS; encoded by the exons ATGGCAGATTCTTCTAGAAACTTCGATGTGaatcagcttatttccataagcaaCGACCTCGTTAACGTTTTGCAAGACCCTAACGATCGTGACCTCAACATCCTCTCCCAATGTCTCCAACACACACTCTCAGTTTCTTCTACCTGCGAATCCGACCTCAACGAGGTTTCCTCCTTGTTCCAAG ATTATCAGAACAAAATAGATTCTCACAACCAGAAAATAAAGGATGCTAGATCGGAGACTGCTGCCGATGCAGAACTAGAGCTTTTGCAGAGAGAACTCGATgaagaacttgaaaaagaatGCTTGTTGAAAGAGGAGTTTAG AGCCATCGGCTACGAGTTTAATGATCTAGAACAACAACAGATTTCTGTCCGAGAGCAGAAAAAGAAATTACTGAAAATTGAGCAAGAAAAGCAGAGAACACG GATGCTACTTTCGATGTATGCTTCTGTGACAAATATTGTTCCAAACTTGGATGACCAATCAAAAATTTCAGGCT ATATtgttgaaaaggaaaaaaatgcaGTGGAGAAATTTGAATTCGACACATCGCAGATGACAACCCTTGATGTATGCAATGACATGTGGAAAATAATAAGTAGTTGA
- the LOC123890000 gene encoding protein NODULATION SIGNALING PATHWAY 2-like translates to MNQQEILHSPWPLTYAQIDSSIFDNHHQTMVHLGHYDPYGIIMDDHVDDYGSYGMIMDDDHVDVDYVPYGIIMDDHVDDYEFNTLLSTSENSNLSEISMFTNDHVQFPIDESEILELSSLMELESFDSISCPQIVDIHEYEYQEESEGSFPSQNFPCNLEEQSSNLIRDSCEMNIGTTTTTITNDNFASQNFQYDSWSPTQSMKSDFSSIQQSLILPQQNMEIENQVSLPHLMEAHGEALEKGQKALAEVNLKCISQKVTPMGDSLETLAFYLSQEVTNHGEYLKGEAQKNFDSSFKALYQGNLVGKVAHFAAISAILETAMLEDCDEIHIIDFCIGNGVQWPSLLESASRINKRLKLTSIKSSHDGNSECVWNFEDTKRELCEYAKSCGLNLMVDEKELEELVSEIKIMNKRGARKVFLAFNLMTGLPHMGMVRNRRKNALEFLKVAEDLIKNCGSKGMITFGDGDVFEKLKNSLNFKSFFEGNLVHYKSLLESIESQFSERFSKARIACEVLFVAPCISSCDWLQTWEEMKNDGDFQAEISLESGSLSKNVLMEVKEVLRECESSYQARIEGGNENELVVEWKGTQLLRFSIWKN, encoded by the coding sequence ATGAATCAGCAAGAAATTCTTCACTCTCCATGGCCATTAACTTATGCACAAATAGACTCATCAATCTTTGATAATCATCATCAAACCATGGTACATCTTGGTCACTATGATCCATATGGCATCATCATGGATGACCATGTTGATGATTATGGTTCATATGGCATGATCATGGATGATGATCATGTTGATGTTGACTATGTTCCATATGGCATCATCATGGATGACCatgttgatgattatgaatTCAATACTCTACTAAGTACTTCAGAGAATAGTAATCTCTCAGAAATTTCTATGTTCACCAATGATCATGTCCAATTTCCAATTGATGAATCAGAAATCTTGGAACTTTCATCACTCATGGAATTAGAATCTTTTGATTCAATTTCATGTCCTCAAATTGTTGATATTCATGAATATGAATACCAAGAAGAAAGCGAAGGGAGCTTCCCTTCACAAAATTTTCCCTGTAACCTCGAGGAACAAAGTTCAAATCTCATCAGAGACAGTTGCGAAATGAACATtggtactactactactactataacTAATGATAATTTCGCGTCACAAAATTTCCAATATGATTCATGGAGTCCAACACAGTCAATGAAATCAGATTTTTCCTCAATTCAACAATCACTTATTCTTCCCCAACAAAACatggaaattgaaaatcaagTGAGTCTTCCACACTTGATGGAAGCACATGGAGAAGCTTTAGAGAAAGGACAAAAAGCACTAGCAGAAGTTAATTTGAAGTGTATAAGCCAAAAAGTTACTCCAATGGGTGATTCTCTTGAAACACTTGCATTTTATTTGTCTCAAGAGGTTACAAATCATGGTGAATATCTCAAAGGCGAGGCTCAAAAGAACTTCGATTCTTCTTTCAAAGCACTCTATCAAGGGAATTTAGTTGGAAAAGTTGCTCATTTTGCAGCTATTTCAGCAATTCTTGAGACTGCTATGTTAGAAGATTGTGATGAAATCcacataattgatttttgtaTTGGAAATGGTGTTCAATGGCCTTCTTTATTGGAGTCTGCTTCAAGAATAAACAAAAGATTGAAATTGACATCAATTAAATCGAGTCACGATGGAAATTCTGAATGTGTTTGGAATTTTGAGGATACTAAAAGGGAACTCTGTGAGTATGCGAAATCATGTGGTTTGAACTTGATGGTAGATGAAAAGGAATTGGAGGAATTGGTTAGTGAGATCAAAATAATGAACAAACGCGGTGCAAGGAAAGTGTTTTTAGCCTTTAATTTGATGACTGGTCTTCCTCATATGGGAATGGTaagaaacagaagaaaaaaTGCTTTGGAATTTTTGAAAGTAGCTGAGGATTTGATCAAGAATTGTGGAAGCAAGGGAATGATTACTTTTGGCGATGGCGATGTATTTGAGAAACTGAAAAACAGTTTaaattttaagtcattttttGAAGGGAATTTGGTGCATTATAAGTCTTTGTTGGAATCAATTGAATCACAATTTTCAGAAAGATTCTCAAAAGCAAGAATTGCATGTGAAGTGCTTTTTGTTGCACCTTGTATATCTTCTTGTGATTGGTTACAAACATGGGAAGAGATGAAAAATGATGGTGATTTTCAAGCTGAGATTAGCTTAGAAAGTGGAAGTTTGAGCAAAAATGTTTTGATGGAAGTTAAAGAAGTGTTGAGAGAGTGTGAAAGTTCTTATCAAGCTAGAATTGAAGGAGGAAATGAGAATGAACTTGTTGTGGAATGGAAAGGAACTCAATTATTAAGATTTTCCATTTGgaaaaactaa